The following are encoded in a window of Anoplopoma fimbria isolate UVic2021 breed Golden Eagle Sablefish chromosome 3, Afim_UVic_2022, whole genome shotgun sequence genomic DNA:
- the LOC129088971 gene encoding THAP domain-containing protein 2-like: MVTANFSAQKKMPVHCAAFGCVHRRSVHTRREGITFHRFPKAGDQRRKWEVALKRQGFAANDDTMLCSKHFKPEHFDRTGQTVRIRLGVVPSIFAFPAHLLKSTASTDRTTSNSRRAKESLPMDIPQYAPVEPAALPQSQLVDHTYALSSCPFALKEGYIKAKDNVSRLQREKMNTRKRELRAKSSLQDVLMELREKNLMTEELSQRVGLYADLPLHLFEKKASEYSKEQREFAITLHLHGPKAYRYLRSTLQLPLPHPRSFLEI; encoded by the exons ATGGTCACAGCTAATTTCTCAGCTCAAAAAAAAATGCCAGTTCATTGTGCTGCTTTCGGGTGTGTACACCGACGTTCAGTACACACCAGACGAGAGGGAATCACTTTCCACAG GTTTCCCAAAGCCGGTGACCAGCGAAGAAAATGGGAAGTCGCTCTTAAAAGACAGGGTTTTGCTGCCAATGACGATACCATGCTCTGCAGTAAACATTTCAAGCCAGAGCATTTTGACCGGACTGGTCAAACTGTCAGGATCAGACTTGGTGTTGTTCCATCCATCTTTGCCTTCCCCGCTCATCTTCTAAAA TCAACAGCCAGCACTGACCGGACCACCTCGAATTCAAGGCGAGCCAAGGAGAGCCTTCCAATGGACATCCCTCAATATGCCCCTGTTGAACCTGCAGCTCTGCCTCAGTCTCAGCTTGTt GACCACACTTATGCTCTGTCCAGTTGCCCTTTTGCTCTTAAGGAGGGGTACATTAAGGCAAAGGACAATGTAAGCAGACTGCAGAGGGAAAAGATGAATACAAGGAAGCGTGAATTGAGGGCAAAGAGTTCCTTGCAGGATGTGCTGATGGAGCTGAGGGAGAAAAACTTGATGACTGAAGAACTAAGTCAGAGGGTTGGATTGTATGCAG ATCTCCCACTGCACCTTTTCGAGAAAAAGGCCAGTGAATACAGCAAAGAACAGAGGGAGTTTGCCATCACATTACACCTGCATGGACCCAAGGCATACCGCTACCTCAGAAGCACGCTGCAacttcctctccctcatccaCGCTCATTTTTGGAAATTTAA
- the LOC129088660 gene encoding peptidyl-prolyl cis-trans isomerase FKBP1A-like, which yields MGVEVETIRPGDGRTYPQKGQKVAVHYVGTLTNGKQFDSSRDRGEPFKFSIGCGQVIRAWDEGVARMSVGEVAKLTCSPDYAYGPAGYPPVIPGNSTLLFEVELLGLS from the exons ATGGGCGTAGAAGTTGAGACCATTCGACCAGGAGACG GGAGGACGTACCCGCAGAAGGGGCAGAAGGTGGCCGTGCACTACGTCG GCACGCTGACAAATGGAAAACAGTTTGACTCCTCCAGGGACCGAGGAGAGCCCTTCAAGTTCAGCATTGGATGTGGACAAGTCATTCGTGCTTGGGACGAGGGTGTAGCGAGG ATGAGCGTTGGCGAGGTGGCCAAGTTGACCTGCTCGCCGGACTATGCGTATGGCCCCGCAGGATACCCACCTGTCATTCCAGGAAACTCTACTCTCCTCTTTGAGGTGGAGCTGCTGGGTCTTTCCTGA